A stretch of DNA from Ricinus communis isolate WT05 ecotype wild-type chromosome 4, ASM1957865v1, whole genome shotgun sequence:
TTGAAAGGAATATGATGAATAAGCGTGCAATTGCTGtaatagtagtaataataTGCGTCTTATTTGTTTGGGGTGCTGCGGGAGATGATGAAGCAGAAAATGGGGGTGAAGAGAGATCAGCTGTTTCACACAAGTTAACAGCAATGTTTTCTTTCCGTGCTGCAACTATAACTATAACACTTTGGGACAGAGCCAGAAGCATCGTCAATACAGTCCAAGCCTACTTATATCCTCCAAATCTCGAGTGAGTttgatttcttgaaaatcacattaaaaaaaagaagaagaaaagaattgatGTTTGTTTTCGAACATCTTGTTTCAGTTTTAGAAGAAGTAATGAGGGGAGAGAGAAGGAGGAGGGAGAAGCTGGAGAGAAAGTGAAAGAGGCGGTGGGGGAGAGTTTGAGGAAGAGCAAAGCAACAGTGGAAGACAGTGCCAAAGGGGCTGCAAAAGTAGCAACTGAAAGGCTCCATAAAACAAAGGAGAAGGTATCGGGTGGACGAGATGGCAATGAACTATGATCAAAGTGGAAACAAAATgtagataaattaataataaaatagctTCCTAATGAAAAACACAATAcattctcataaatatatgacACATATAATCACTATTCTTCATAATATTTGGTGTTTTAAGAAATCTTCTTTTTTCGAAATTATTACTAATGAAAATATTGATTGGTGTTTCAGAGGAATTttctcaaatattttaaatgattaaCAATCAGAAATAGTAATGATTAGGTGGCgtgataagaaaaagaagcggCACATTCACTCTcaaatactctttttttttttttttttctttttcttttcttatccaAATCCAAAATTCTACAAAACCCACTTTTCTTATTGACATTCTATCTATAAATACAGCAGACCAAACCGCCTTCCTCTCCCCTGTTATCCCTTTTTTTTGGTTTCTAAAGCACAAACAAAACCTACCCATTAGCAATCATGGCTCTTTCCCTCTCCTCCAAAACCTACCTTACCACAACTACTCCCTGGAGATCGCTGTCTCGACTCCTGGCTTTTCGCGCTCAATCTAATACCCCAAACCACCTCGCCGACATATCCGAGGAATCTTCCACCACCGACCCTTTGCTGCGCAAGCTGGAGGACGCCATCCATCGGATCATCGTCAGGCGGGCAGCACCCGATTGGCTTCCTTTTCTACCAGGATCTTCATACTGGGTCCCCCCACCTAGATCTACTGGCGGATCCCTTGGGATTGCTCAGTTGGTTGAGAAATTGGCTAATCCCTTGACCGATGAGCAATCTCTTTCTACCACCACCGTCAGAGGTTGGCCTTCctctgatttcttttttcaaggtatcatttcttcatattcttttttttttttctgtttttgctGCCAATTGCTGTAATGTTTCATTAGATTATACTTTTGTTGCTGTATGGTTAGGGTTTTCATTTTCCgtaattcattaaattttttttaaaattta
This window harbors:
- the LOC8259966 gene encoding uncharacterized protein LOC8259966 produces the protein MMNKRAIAVIVVIICVLFVWGAAGDDEAENGGEERSAVSHKLTAMFSFRAATITITLWDRARSIVNTVQAYLYPPNLDFRRSNEGREKEEGEAGEKVKEAVGESLRKSKATVEDSAKGAAKVATERLHKTKEKVSGGRDGNEL
- the LOC8259965 gene encoding uncharacterized protein LOC8259965, whose amino-acid sequence is MALSLSSKTYLTTTTPWRSLSRLLAFRAQSNTPNHLADISEESSTTDPLLRKLEDAIHRIIVRRAAPDWLPFLPGSSYWVPPPRSTGGSLGIAQLVEKLANPLTDEQSLSTTTVRGWPSSDFFFQDASPRTIEVKMTSNKFEDAKPTSNKSEVEAISNIEKVEAPSNYVSPSEEEEG